The following proteins are co-located in the uncultured Tolumonas sp. genome:
- a CDS encoding EAL domain-containing protein has translation MNFLSAPIVDDDTDTDGCFLLWNSATRQLKLANPHANHPVSLFPKPEMYWPDQLPPLHAQRLNAIFSKNQPQTINIELDNVCWQLNVTPTESSHWLIFAKPMRKVASTQGLAVLELEKSVQGLSGPERNRQLLETIQYYSGCDRLIVWQLQQQTLLPIYSSSNEALPRSQPVDRRYQRALDIRQQLGFSDVHHQPLLVGQNYYKESGILARLDTAIRVERQLCGVLTLEYRQLQDSFAPELFQLAQTAATLLMINELPAPQSSPAPKAITQQTSDWLHQFNTEIAALHGADFFAEVQELLQQKTGATRCLLAVQCADLPGYIQPCPTNDGHLPPVLEFSHSLRQQLLQSGHMIWDQESLPHQLMQHEQWCFALALKDDKNNLSGVILLFFRDLPEHWTNIMQVLALVQVRIQAELHHQSLKSQLKTAEAAFDNRLAMLIINHRGIIERVNSAFCSITGYSEAQVLNKHFRLLRPRYYGDDFFDTLLTALEQDNCWQGEERLVRSSGFYFPVHLRVNAIMEYGVVRHYVCAFEDLAEQRSTEAQIERLAYSDDLTGLPNRRSLLEKLAETVESAQQSKEINGLLLIDVDNFKNINDSLGHAYGDLLLIKMVQRLQQQFPNYYLTRISSDQLLLIAASLGQSDVTARIHCEFIATQLLGIFQTPYILNGISLHVTCTLGITLFGSESEPLELLKQVETASHTAKQHNRGQFAFFTEDMADEIRKRLELNIKLRSALTSGEFRLHYQPQYETATGKLIGAEALIRWEHQGKLIPPGEFIPVAEETSLINDIGWWVLKQACEQFVYWQDNGLHLPGVSVNVSARQYHCHDFVTQVEWLLKNTNMPAEKLMLEITESVVLENLQDTINKMQQLRQLGVSLSIDDFGTGYSSLAYLKTLPVNEVKLDRSFINRLAEDYKDQALVSCVVNLATVLGFRVLAEGVETEQQLDVLRTLKCDFFQGYLRNKPLPQQEFTRLLEQLKQTKL, from the coding sequence ATGAATTTTTTAAGCGCTCCAATTGTAGACGACGATACAGATACCGATGGTTGTTTCTTGCTGTGGAATTCAGCAACTCGCCAGTTAAAACTGGCTAACCCCCATGCTAATCATCCTGTTTCGTTATTCCCTAAGCCAGAAATGTACTGGCCCGATCAATTGCCGCCGCTTCATGCTCAGCGACTTAATGCCATATTCAGTAAAAATCAGCCACAAACCATCAACATAGAGCTGGATAACGTTTGTTGGCAACTTAATGTTACGCCAACTGAATCTTCACATTGGCTTATTTTTGCCAAACCGATGCGCAAAGTTGCATCAACACAAGGGTTAGCCGTTCTTGAACTGGAAAAATCAGTACAGGGATTATCCGGCCCTGAACGTAACCGCCAGTTACTGGAAACAATTCAATACTATTCCGGCTGCGACCGTCTGATTGTCTGGCAATTACAGCAACAAACACTATTACCGATTTATAGCAGTAGTAATGAAGCACTACCACGAAGCCAACCCGTCGATCGGCGCTATCAACGGGCACTGGATATCCGCCAGCAGTTAGGCTTTTCTGATGTACATCACCAACCACTGCTTGTAGGCCAGAATTATTACAAAGAAAGCGGCATTTTGGCACGTTTGGATACGGCGATTCGGGTAGAACGACAACTGTGCGGTGTGTTGACGCTGGAATATCGGCAGTTGCAAGACAGCTTTGCTCCCGAGTTATTCCAGCTAGCGCAAACTGCAGCAACGTTGCTTATGATCAATGAGTTACCAGCGCCGCAAAGCTCACCAGCCCCCAAAGCAATTACCCAACAAACGTCTGACTGGCTACACCAATTTAATACGGAAATAGCTGCATTGCATGGTGCGGATTTCTTTGCTGAAGTTCAGGAATTATTGCAACAAAAAACCGGTGCCACACGTTGTCTGCTCGCAGTGCAATGCGCTGATTTACCCGGCTACATCCAGCCTTGCCCGACCAATGATGGTCATCTGCCACCCGTACTGGAATTTAGCCACAGCCTGCGTCAGCAATTATTACAATCCGGGCATATGATCTGGGATCAGGAATCGCTGCCCCACCAGCTGATGCAACATGAACAATGGTGTTTTGCACTGGCCCTGAAAGATGACAAAAATAATCTGTCCGGAGTCATTCTGCTGTTTTTCCGTGATTTGCCGGAACATTGGACCAACATCATGCAAGTGCTCGCACTGGTGCAGGTGCGGATACAAGCTGAGTTACACCATCAGTCATTAAAGAGTCAGCTGAAAACTGCGGAAGCCGCCTTTGATAACCGGCTGGCGATGTTGATCATCAACCACCGCGGCATTATCGAGCGGGTTAATTCAGCATTTTGCAGTATTACCGGTTACAGCGAAGCACAGGTGTTAAACAAACACTTCCGGCTACTTCGGCCACGTTATTACGGCGATGATTTCTTCGATACATTACTGACGGCACTGGAACAAGATAATTGCTGGCAAGGCGAAGAGCGCCTGGTTCGCAGCAGTGGCTTTTATTTCCCGGTGCACCTCAGAGTTAATGCCATTATGGAATATGGCGTGGTTCGCCATTATGTCTGTGCCTTTGAAGATTTGGCAGAACAACGCAGTACCGAAGCACAAATTGAACGATTGGCTTATTCCGATGATTTAACCGGTTTACCTAATCGCAGATCGTTATTGGAAAAGCTTGCCGAGACCGTAGAAAGTGCTCAGCAAAGTAAAGAGATCAATGGGTTATTACTAATTGATGTTGATAACTTCAAAAACATTAACGACTCGCTCGGTCACGCTTATGGTGATTTACTGCTGATTAAAATGGTTCAACGCCTGCAGCAACAATTCCCTAACTATTATCTGACTCGAATATCCTCCGACCAGCTGTTGTTAATTGCCGCCTCACTTGGGCAAAGCGATGTCACCGCACGCATTCATTGCGAATTTATCGCGACTCAATTACTCGGTATATTCCAAACACCTTACATACTGAATGGCATCTCTTTACATGTCACCTGCACGTTAGGCATTACGTTGTTTGGTTCAGAGTCAGAGCCGTTAGAATTATTAAAGCAGGTGGAAACAGCCTCGCATACTGCCAAACAGCATAACCGTGGCCAGTTTGCCTTCTTTACGGAAGATATGGCCGATGAAATAAGAAAGCGGCTTGAGCTGAATATCAAATTACGCAGCGCTCTCACCTCTGGTGAATTCCGTCTGCATTATCAGCCACAGTATGAAACCGCGACTGGCAAGCTGATTGGCGCAGAAGCCTTGATCCGTTGGGAACATCAGGGAAAACTGATCCCTCCCGGTGAGTTTATTCCGGTCGCCGAAGAAACCAGCCTTATCAACGATATCGGCTGGTGGGTGCTGAAACAGGCCTGCGAACAGTTTGTGTACTGGCAGGATAACGGGCTACATCTGCCGGGAGTATCCGTCAACGTCAGTGCCCGCCAATATCATTGCCATGACTTCGTAACCCAAGTGGAATGGCTGCTGAAAAATACCAATATGCCAGCGGAAAAACTGATGCTGGAAATTACCGAGTCAGTCGTGCTGGAAAATCTGCAAGACACCATCAATAAAATGCAGCAACTGCGCCAGTTAGGGGTTAGTTTATCAATTGATGATTTTGGTACCGGCTATTCGTCGTTAGCCTATCTGAAAACATTGCCCGTCAATGAAGTGAAGTTAGATCGCTCATTCATCAACCGGCTAGCAGAAGACTATAAAGATCAAGCGCTGGTCTCTTGTGTGGTGAATCTGGCAACCGTTTTAGGCTTTCGGGTATTAGCGGAAGGGGTTGAAACCGAGCAACAACTGGATGTGTTACGCACCTTGAAATGTGATTTCTTCCAGGGTTATCTGCGTAACAAGCCATTACCACAGCAAGAATTTACCCGTTTGCTGGAACAGCTTAAACAAACGAAACTGTAG
- a CDS encoding FAD-dependent oxidoreductase has protein sequence MTKIIIVGGVAGGASAAARARRLSEDAEIIMLERGEFISFANCGLPYHVSGDITQRDALLLQTPQSFKSRFNVDVRIFSEVVAIDRQQKVLTVKNVLSGEEYKESYDKLLLSPGAAPIRPPIPGINSANTFSLRNIPDMDRIVAAVSQNKPQHATVVGGGFIGLEMVEALHQLGIAVTLLELSEQVMAPVDLEMANFVHQVLLQKQTDLRLNTGLTAITELPEHLELTLSNGEKLTTGLVILAIGVKPEIMLASAAGLELGARGGIKVDDGMRTSDPDIYAVGDAVETLDFVTAQPALIPLAGPANRQGRIAADNMLGRDEKYQRTQGTAICKIFDFAIASTGHSEKSLRRQGRAYEKVYVHPGNHAGYYPGAFPVSFKLIFDPVTGQILGGQAFGKEGVDKRIDVLAVAMRAGLKVQDLEHLELTYAPPFGSARDVINQAGMVAANVIKGDERVCHTADVLNISPEQFLLDVRNPGELTKIGTIAGAVNIPVDQLRERLAELPKDKEILITCQVGLRGHVAYRLLANHGFNARNLSGGFKTFQITTAKF, from the coding sequence ATGACAAAAATAATCATTGTCGGTGGCGTAGCAGGCGGTGCCTCTGCCGCGGCACGAGCGCGTCGTTTGTCAGAAGACGCTGAAATCATCATGCTGGAGCGTGGCGAATTCATCTCTTTTGCGAATTGCGGTCTGCCTTATCACGTCAGCGGTGATATTACACAACGTGATGCTTTATTACTGCAAACACCGCAAAGTTTTAAGTCACGCTTTAATGTTGACGTTCGTATTTTCTCTGAAGTTGTTGCGATTGATCGTCAGCAAAAAGTGCTCACCGTAAAAAATGTGTTGTCGGGTGAAGAATATAAAGAGTCTTACGATAAATTATTACTGAGCCCAGGGGCTGCGCCAATTCGCCCGCCCATTCCCGGTATCAATAGCGCTAATACTTTTAGCTTACGTAACATTCCGGATATGGATCGCATTGTTGCTGCTGTTTCACAGAATAAACCACAGCATGCTACGGTCGTGGGTGGTGGTTTTATTGGTTTAGAAATGGTGGAAGCACTGCATCAGCTCGGTATCGCGGTGACGTTGCTCGAGCTGTCTGAACAAGTAATGGCGCCCGTTGATCTGGAGATGGCAAATTTCGTGCATCAGGTGCTGCTGCAAAAACAAACCGATCTGCGTTTGAACACCGGGCTAACAGCAATAACAGAACTTCCTGAACATCTGGAGCTGACGTTAAGCAATGGCGAGAAATTAACAACCGGGCTAGTGATTCTGGCGATCGGTGTGAAACCAGAAATTATGCTGGCATCAGCTGCAGGGCTTGAGCTAGGTGCGCGAGGTGGTATCAAAGTTGATGACGGTATGCGCACCAGTGACCCCGATATTTATGCGGTTGGTGATGCCGTCGAAACGCTGGATTTTGTGACTGCGCAACCGGCGCTGATCCCGCTGGCTGGACCTGCCAATCGTCAAGGGCGTATCGCTGCCGATAACATGCTGGGGCGTGACGAAAAATATCAGCGCACGCAAGGCACTGCGATTTGTAAGATCTTTGACTTCGCCATTGCCAGCACCGGCCACAGTGAAAAGAGTTTGCGCCGCCAAGGGCGAGCTTATGAAAAAGTGTACGTTCATCCGGGTAATCACGCCGGTTATTATCCGGGTGCATTTCCGGTCAGCTTTAAACTCATTTTTGATCCAGTTACTGGGCAAATTCTGGGTGGGCAGGCGTTTGGGAAAGAAGGCGTGGATAAACGGATCGATGTATTAGCCGTTGCCATGCGTGCCGGTTTGAAAGTACAAGATTTGGAACACCTTGAGCTGACTTATGCACCGCCATTTGGTTCGGCGCGTGATGTGATCAATCAGGCTGGGATGGTTGCAGCGAACGTGATCAAAGGTGATGAACGTGTTTGCCACACTGCGGATGTCTTGAATATCTCACCAGAACAGTTTTTGTTAGATGTGCGTAATCCCGGCGAGTTAACCAAGATCGGTACCATTGCAGGCGCAGTGAATATTCCGGTCGATCAACTGCGTGAGCGGTTAGCGGAATTACCGAAAGACAAAGAAATTCTGATCACTTGCCAGGTGGGGTTGCGTGGGCATGTCGCTTATCGTTTATTGGCGAACCACGGGTTTAATGCGCGTAATCTTTCCGGTGGTTTCAAAACCTTCCAGATCACCACCGCAAAATTCTGA
- a CDS encoding bile acid:sodium symporter family protein: MFPDRFTLMLISTVTLASFLPCQGYTAVIFNQIADIAIALLFFLHGAKLSRSAVLAGITHWRLHLLVMSLTFLLFPIIGLLLQPLLTPLVGPVIYQGILYLCCLPATVQSAIAFTSMAKGNVPAAVCSASASSLLGIFVTPILVSLILAKGTGNSDLHGISKILLQLLLPFVSGHLLQPWIGGFVTKHKKMLGIVDRGSILLVVYTAFSAAVIEHLWSTVPMRSLLGLLVVCVVILAIALFSSRLLSRRLGFSVPDEITIVFCGSKKSLVSGVPMAKVLFAGAHLGPILLPIMLFHQIQLMVCAVLAQRYAKRVTD; this comes from the coding sequence CTGTTCCCTGATCGATTTACGCTGATGCTGATCAGCACAGTAACCCTAGCCAGTTTCTTGCCGTGTCAGGGTTATACTGCCGTGATCTTTAATCAAATTGCCGATATCGCTATCGCATTGCTATTTTTTCTGCATGGCGCCAAATTATCACGCAGTGCGGTATTAGCGGGTATCACGCACTGGCGTTTACATTTGCTGGTGATGAGCCTGACTTTTTTGTTGTTTCCCATCATTGGCTTGTTACTGCAACCGCTACTGACACCGTTAGTGGGCCCAGTGATTTATCAAGGCATTCTGTATTTATGCTGTTTGCCTGCCACTGTTCAGTCTGCGATTGCATTTACCTCGATGGCAAAAGGCAATGTGCCTGCCGCAGTTTGTAGCGCATCGGCCTCCAGTTTATTGGGCATCTTCGTCACGCCGATCTTGGTGAGTCTTATTTTAGCCAAAGGAACGGGTAACAGTGATCTGCATGGCATCAGTAAGATCTTGCTGCAATTATTGCTGCCTTTTGTCAGCGGCCACCTGCTGCAACCGTGGATTGGCGGATTTGTCACTAAACATAAGAAAATGCTGGGTATTGTCGACCGTGGCTCGATCCTTTTGGTGGTTTATACCGCGTTCAGTGCCGCCGTCATTGAACATCTGTGGAGCACGGTGCCAATGCGTTCTTTACTCGGTTTACTGGTGGTGTGTGTGGTGATCTTAGCCATTGCGCTATTCAGTTCCCGCCTGCTCAGTCGCCGCTTGGGTTTCTCGGTGCCGGACGAAATTACCATTGTGTTTTGTGGCTCAAAGAAAAGTCTGGTTAGTGGTGTGCCTATGGCCAAAGTATTGTTTGCCGGTGCACATCTTGGCCCGATCTTGTTGCCAATCATGCTGTTTCATCAAATTCAATTGATGGTCTGTGCTGTGCTGGCGCAGCGTTATGCCAAACGAGTGACTGACTAA
- a CDS encoding helix-turn-helix transcriptional regulator, whose amino-acid sequence MSIKGHLVRTERIVPDIEQLPRPVYARNESVARDSQTVWHQHDWIQISYAIRGMLTVYTESGSYVVPPMWAVWIPNGVSHQVITSDRVEMRGLYIEASVACFDNEAAGCHVFEVTPLLRELICTFCALPVLYDIAGEQGRLVQVLLDQLRTAKTVEWSLPMPTDPRLKRLCDELQLHPDDQRTLVVWGQLLGASEKTLSRLFLKQTGLSFRIWRQRLRLFSALRRLESGEKVTSVALACGYESTSSFIAAFRAQFGMTPGEVF is encoded by the coding sequence ATGTCGATAAAAGGACATCTCGTCCGCACAGAGCGGATCGTTCCAGATATAGAACAATTACCACGCCCTGTTTATGCCAGAAATGAGTCTGTTGCCCGTGATTCGCAAACGGTGTGGCATCAGCATGATTGGATACAGATCTCTTATGCGATCCGCGGCATGCTGACGGTGTATACCGAGAGTGGCAGTTATGTGGTGCCACCGATGTGGGCGGTATGGATACCTAACGGTGTTAGCCATCAAGTGATCACCTCTGATCGCGTGGAAATGCGCGGGCTTTATATTGAGGCGAGCGTCGCATGTTTTGACAACGAGGCAGCAGGATGTCACGTGTTTGAAGTGACACCGTTGTTACGAGAACTGATCTGTACGTTTTGTGCATTGCCTGTGTTATATGACATTGCTGGCGAACAAGGGCGGTTGGTGCAAGTTCTGCTTGATCAACTGCGGACAGCTAAGACCGTAGAATGGTCGTTGCCAATGCCGACCGATCCACGGCTGAAGCGATTGTGTGACGAATTACAGCTACACCCGGATGATCAGCGCACGTTAGTTGTCTGGGGGCAATTATTAGGTGCATCAGAAAAAACCCTCAGCCGACTTTTCCTGAAACAAACGGGGCTGTCATTTCGGATCTGGCGCCAACGGCTACGTTTATTCAGTGCATTACGCCGTTTGGAGTCGGGAGAAAAGGTCACCTCGGTGGCGCTGGCTTGCGGTTATGAGTCGACGTCCTCGTTTATTGCCGCTTTCCGGGCTCAGTTTGGTATGACGCCGGGCGAAGTCTTTTAA